From the genome of Solea senegalensis isolate Sse05_10M unplaced genomic scaffold, IFAPA_SoseM_1 scf7180000014635, whole genome shotgun sequence, one region includes:
- the LOC122761348 gene encoding G protein-coupled receptor kinase 5-like, with protein sequence MEIENMVANSALIKAREGGGGKGRSWKWKEMLRFPHISQCTDLAMNIERDYYSVCVRQPIGKRLFQLFCRSRPDLQNYMSLQNALDAFETKADEDRKESGINIIQRFLMSQSSQCIPILLKHGESCIQSMEADPCVDVFHQCSEDLHKHLSGEPFIQYQDSMFFDRFLQWKMLERQPISKKQFRQYSLLGKGGFGEVWACQVRATGMMYACKKLEKTHVKKRRGESMALNEKEILEGLDSRFVVNLAYAYETKHFLCMVLTMMSGGDLRFHIYNIGEPGLERNRVCFYAAEVCCGILHLHQKSIVYRDLKPENILLDDNGHIRISDLGLAVRLSEGRLVRGRVGTLGYMAPEVISHDHYGMSADWWGLGCLIYEMTAGQPPLRARGEHPNTSEMERRIKKQQEEYNNKFSHDVKDLCSLLLTKDPKQRLGCHGSKGKDVQFHPFFKKINFRMLEAGLVNPPFKPDPRQVYCSDVQDIEEFSSVKGVTLDQMDNSFYSKFNTGSVPITWQNEMIETGCFRELNVFGPSGSRTPDLDWTQTPESPKRSLLDRFRRRHQNSDSSEESRQSLLPSESYMKSGLVSTTL encoded by the exons ATGGAGATTGAGAACATGGTGGCAAACAGTGCTCTTATTAAAGCCAGGGAAG gtggAGGGGGTAAAGGCAGAAGCTGGAAATGGAAGGAGATGCTTCGCTTTCCTCACATCAGTCAGTGTACGGACCTGGCTATGaacattg AACGAGAttactacagtgtgtgtgtgaggcagccTATCGGCAAAAGACTCTTTCAGCTCTTCTGTCGCAGTCGTCCTGATCTGCAGAACTACATGTCCCTCCAGAATGCCTTG GACGCGTTTGAGACCAAGGCGGACGAGGACAGGAAAGAGTCTGGCATCAACATCATTCAGAGATTCCTAATGAGTCAG TCCAGTCAGTGCATCCCTATCCTGCTGAAACATGGAGAAAGCTGTATTCAGAGTATGGAGGCGGATCCGTGTGTGGATGTCTTTCACCAATGCTCCGA AGACCTGCACAAACACCTGAGTGGAGAGCCCTTCATCCAGTACCAGGACAGCATGTTCTTCGACCGGTTCCTGCAGTGGAAGATGTTGgagag gCAGCCCATCAGCAAGAAGCAATTCAGACAGTACAGCCTTCTGGGGAAAGGAGGCTTTGGAGAG GTGTGGGCGTGTCAGGTGCGGGCCACAGGAATGATGTACGCCTgcaagaaactggagaaaacccatgtgaAGAAGCGACGAGGAGAATCTATGGCTCTGAACGAGAAAGAGATATTGGAAGGGCTGGACAGTCGATTTGTG GTGAATCTGGCATATGCATATGAGACCAAGCACTTCCTCTGCATGGTTCTGACCATGATGAGCGGCGGGGACTTGAGGTTTCACATTTATAACATCGGCGAGCCCGGCCTGGAGAGAAACAGAGTATGTTTCTATGCTGCAGAGGTCTGTTGTGGTATACTTCACCTCCACCAGAAGTCAATAGTATACAG agatctgaaaccagaaaacattctaCTGGATGACAATG GACACATTCGCATCTCTGACCTGGGCCTGGCTGTGAGGCTGTCTGAGGGGAGACTGGTGCGAGGCAGGGTGGGCACACTGGGATATATGG CTCCAGAGGTGATCAGCCACGATCACTATGGCATGAGTGCAGACTGGTGGGGCCTTGGCTGTCTGATTTATGAAATGACTGCAGGACAGCCGCCGCTCAGGGCCCGAGGAGAGCATCCAAATACCTCGGAGATGGAGCGAAGGATAAAAAAGCAACAGGAAGAATATAATAACAAATTCAGCCATGACGTAAAAGACCTCTGCTCTTTG CTGCTGACCAAGGACCCAAAGCAGAGGTTGGGCTGCCATGGTTCAAAGGGGAAAGATGTACAGTTTCATCCTTTCTTCAAAAAAATCAACTTCAGAATGCTGGAGGCGGGACTTGTCAATCCGCCATTCAAACCTGAT CCCAGACAGGTGTATTGCAGTGATGTACAAGACATTGAAGAGTTTTCCTCAGTGAAAGGAGTCACTCTGGACCAAATGGACAACAGCTTCTACTCCAAGTTTAACACAGGCAGTGTTCCTATAACCTGGCAGAATGAG ATGATAGAGACAGGATGTTTCCGGGAGCTGAATGTTTTCGGTCCTTCTGGGTCTCGAACTCCAGATCTGGACTGGACACAGACCCCCGAGAGCCCCAAACGCAGTCTGCTGGACCGATTCCGCCGCAGACAT CAGAATTCAGACTCATCAGAGGAGAGCAGACAGAGCTTGTTGCCCAGTGAAAGCTACATGAAGTCAGGACTCGTCAGTACGACCCTCTGA